Proteins encoded by one window of Aspergillus chevalieri M1 DNA, chromosome 6, nearly complete sequence:
- a CDS encoding amino acid permease (COG:E;~EggNog:ENOG410PHJU;~InterPro:IPR004840,IPR004841;~PFAM:PF13520,PF00324;~TransMembrane:11 (o43-61i73-97o149-168i180-199o219-239i266-289o301-322i362-385o391-412i433-454o466-486i);~go_component: GO:0016020 - membrane [Evidence IEA];~go_component: GO:0016021 - integral component of membrane [Evidence IEA];~go_process: GO:0006865 - amino acid transport [Evidence IEA];~go_process: GO:0055085 - transmembrane transport [Evidence IEA]): MTVRDVEKQSSGPRAAEISPDLHNPSNHVSADKLARNLSARQVQMIAIGGTIGTGLFLGTGKALATGGPASMLIAYAICGGIVFTTMLCLGEMAAFVPVAGSFCTFAGRFVDDALGFALTWNYWFNDAVSTASDVISLQLLLEFWTENFPGWAISLIFLVVVIALNILSVKVYGEVEYWLSLLKVVTIVIFIILGIAVNCGGNTDHRYIGDKFFYTGDAPFVGGIGGFASVFVTASFAYGGTESIAITAGETKDPSKNLPRVVRNVFWRIILFYIVSIIIISLNVPYTYPGLANGKTATSPFTIIFTQAGSAVAGSFINAVLMTSAISAANHALFAGSRLLYSLAVDGYAPRFFGPLNRFQVPWVAVLSTSVISGLCFGASYIGAGQLWSWLQNIVGVSNQLSWVCICISSLRFRSAIKHQNLEHLLPFKNWTYPYGPIIAAGLNIVLILVQGWSCFSPRFKVVDFVSFYVEIPIMLGMFLVWKVFKRTKFVRRGVMDLVTDRYDLGQGEGDGEEQDVQQGSTGVWRRFGGGERGGKIATQMKRVGMWLFF; encoded by the exons ATGACAGTCCGCGACGTCGAAAAACAGTCCTCCGGTCCTAGGGCGGCGGAGATTTCTCCAGATCTCCACAATCCCAGCAATCATGTCAGTGCAGATAAGCTGGCTCGCAATTTGTCGGCGCGCCAGGTGCAGATGATCGCTATCGGAGGGACCATAGGAACTGGCTTGTTTCTAGGAACGGGCAAGGCATTGGCGACCGGTGGACCGGCATCGATGCTGATTGCATACGCTATATGCGGAGGAATTGTCTTCACGACGATGCTGTGCCTGGGTGAGATGGCGGCTTTTGTTCCGGTTGCGGGGTCTTTTTGTACTTTTGCGGG GCGGTTCGTTGACGATGCGCTTGGATTTGCGTTGACGTGGAACTACTGGTTTAATGATGCTGTGTCGACGGCGTCGGATGTTATATCGCTACAGCTGTTACTTGAGTTCTGGACGGAGAATTTTCCGGGCTGGGCTATTAGCTTGATATTCCTCGTGGTTGTTATTGCGTTGAATATCTTGTCTGTCAAGGTTTATGGAGAG GTCGAGTATTGGCTTAGTTTACTCAAAGTCGTGACTATTGTG atttttatcattcTCGGAATCGCCGTCAATTGTGGCGGTAACACAGATCACAGATACATTGGCGATAAGTTCTTCTATACTGGTGATGCCCCCTTTGTCGGTGGAATTGGTGGCTTTGCATCGGTTTTTGTCACGGCCTCTTTTGCCTA CGGCGGTACCGAATCCATCGCCATCACAGCCGGAGAGACAAAGGACCCTTCCAAGAACCTCCCCCGGGTTGTCCGCAACGTCTTTTGGcgcatcatcctcttctacatcgtctccatcatcatcatttcCCTAAACGTCCCCTACACCTACCCCGGCCTCGCCAACGGCAAAACCGCCACCAGCCCCTTCACAATCATCTTCACGCAAGCCGGCTCCGCCGTCGCAGGAAGCTTCATCAACGCCGTGCTCATGACCAGCGCCATATCCGCAGCAAACCACGCACTCTTCGCAGGCTCCCGCCTCCTCTACTCCCTAGCCGTGGACGGCTATGCCCCTCGCTTCTTCGGCCCCCTCAACCGCTTCCAAGTCCCCTGGGTAGCAGTCCTCTCAACATCCGTAATCAGTGGCCTCTGCTTCGGAGCAAGCTACATCGGTGCGGGGCAACTCTGGTCGTGGCTGCAGAATATCGTCGGCGTCTCAAACCAACTCTCCTGGGTGTGCATTTGCATATCCTCGCTCCGCTTCCGCTCCGCTATCAAGCACCAGAATCTCGAACATCTCTTACCCTTCAAGAACTGGACGTATCCGTACGGTCCTATTATAGCCGCGGGGCTGAATATCGTGCTTATATTAGTGCAGGGGTGGAGTTGCTTTAGTCCGCGGTTCAAGGTTGTTGATTTTGTGTCGTTTTATGTGGAGATTCCGATTATGCTGGGGATGTTCTTGGTTTGGAAAGTGTTTAAGCGGACGAAGTTTGTTAGGCGGGGGGTTATGGATTTGGTTACGGATCGGTATGATTTGGGCCAAGGTgagggagatggagaagagcAGGATGTGCAGCAGGGTAGTACGGGTGTATGGAGGCGCTTTGGTGGAGGGGAGAGGGGAGGCAAAATAGCAACGCAGATGAAGAGGGTAGGGATGTGGCTGTTCTTCTAA
- the dbp4 gene encoding RNA-dependent ATPase HCA4 (BUSCO:EOG09260YMF;~COG:A;~EggNog:ENOG410PFU2;~InterPro:IPR025313,IPR027417,IPR001650,IPR014014, IPR014001,IPR011545,IPR000629;~PFAM:PF04851,PF00270,PF00271,PF13959;~go_function: GO:0003676 - nucleic acid binding [Evidence IEA];~go_function: GO:0004386 - helicase activity [Evidence IEA];~go_function: GO:0005524 - ATP binding [Evidence IEA]) — translation MAPGKLKKPQQKDKSLKRKRGQEELSSLVQRVEELDIKESFKTFSDLPLSEPTASGLAASHYKTLTDIQSRAITHALKGRDILGAAKTGSGKTLAFLVPVLENLYRRKWTDHDGLGALILSPTRELAIQIFEVLRKVGRFHAFSAGLVIGGKSLREEQERLGRMNILVCTPGRMLQHLDQTALFDTFNLQMLVMDEADRILDMGFQRTVDAIIEHIPKERQTMLFSATQTRKVSDLARLSLQDPEYVAVHEAAASATPSTLQQYYVVTPLPQKLDILWSFIRSNLKTKTIVFMSAGKQVRFVYEAFRHLQPGVPLMHLHGRQKQGGRLDIMTKFAQAQEAVLFATDIAARGLDFPAVDWVIQLDCPEDSDTYIHRVGRTARYERDGRAVMFLEPSEEAGMLKRLEQKKVKVERINVKANKQQSIKDQLQNMCFKDPELKYLGQKAFIAYVKSIHLQKDKEVFKLKELPLEEFAGSMGLPGAPRIKFIKGDDTKDRKNAPRGLNNLSSDEDSKDEGGEKKQKKKDEQQVRTKYDRMFERRNQDVLAGHYSKLINDDGTAVGEKSATADADEDDDFLSVKRRFEAGDKDLDVGSDNEEEGKSRDVNVVHVDGRDENALVIDSKRRERLLQSKKKLLKFKGKGTKLVYDDEGNAHELYEMEDEKDFQARGDAKDQMAKFLAEEAERTRQADVEDKELAKQKKREKKEKRKARERELEAEEMGVETGVQLPFVPMEDLGGYSGDDRDQDAQEEKEKRPSKKRVQFAESESEEEEPRPKKSKKSDKKAAPEKIETLEDLESLASGLLG, via the coding sequence ATGGCTCCCGGGAAGCTCAAAAAGCCACAGCAAAAGGATAAGTCGCTGAAGCGCAAGCGCGGACAGGAAGAGCTGTCGTCACTTGTGCAGCGAGTCGAAGAACTCGACATCAAAGAATCGTTCAAGACCTTCTCTGATCTCCCTCTCTCTGAACCTACGGCCTCCGGACTGGCTGCTTCGCATTACAAGACGCTTACAGATATCCAATCTCGTGCGATTACCCATGCGCTCAAGGGTCGGGATATTCTGGGCGCCGCAAAGACCGGTAGCGGCAAGACGCTTGCGTTCCTCGTCCCCGTCCTCGAGAACCTATATCGCAGGAAATGGACAGATCACGATGGATTGGGCGCGTTGATTCTGTCGCCGACTCGCGAATTGGCGATTCAGATTTTCGAGGTGCTTCGCAAGGTTGGACGGTTCCATGCGTTTTCAGCGGGCTTGGTTATCGGAGGGAAGAGTCTGCGGGAGGAACAGGAGCGATTGGGGCGGATGAATATTCTCGTGTGCACGCCGGGTCGGATGTTACAGCACTTGGATCAGACGGCGTTGTTTGATACATTCAATTTGCAGATGCTTGTGATGGATGAGGCGGATCGTATCTTGGACATGGGTTTCCAGCGCACGGTGGACGCGATCATCGAACATATCCCCAAGGAGCGACAGACGATGCTTTTCAGTGCGACGCAGACGAGAAAGGTTTCGGATCTGGCGCGTTTGAGTCTCCAGGACCCCGAGTATGTGGCTGTTCACGAAGCGGCCGCTTCTGCTACGCCCTCAACGCTTCAGCAGTACTACGTCGTTACACCGCTCCCGCAGAAGCTGGATATTCTGTGGAGTTTTATCCGAAGTAATTTGAAAACAAAGACGATTGTGTTCATGTCGGCAGGGAAACAGGTGCGGTTTGTCTACGAGGCCTTCCGGCATCTTCAACCTGGTGTTCCGTTGATGCACCTTCATGGTCGGCAGAAGCAGGGAGGACGATTGGATATTATGACCAAGTTCGCGCAAGCGCAGGAGGCTGTTTTGTTCGCTACGGATATTGCGGCGCGTGGGTTGGATTTCCCAGCTGTGGATTGGGTCATTCAGTTGGATTGTCCGGAGGACTCTGATACGTATATTCACCGTGTTGGACGGACTGCACGGTACGAGCGCGATGGTCGCGCGGTGATGTTCTTGGAGCCTAGTGAGGAAGCGGGCATGTTGAAGCGACTCGAGCAGAAGAAGGTGAAGGTGGAGCGGATCAACGTCAAAGCCAACAAGCAACAGAGCATCAAGGATCAACTACAAAACATGTGTTTCAAGGACCCAGAGCTGAAGTACTTGGGCCAGAAGGCGTTCATTGCCTACGTAAAATCGATCCACCTGCAAAAAGACAAGGAAGTGTTCAAGCTAAAGGAGCTTCCGCTGGAGGAATTTGCAGGCAGCATGGGTCTACCCGGAGCACCGCGTATCAAGTTCATCAAAGGAGACGATACCAAGGACCGCAAGAATGCCCCACGAGGCCTCAACAACCTGTCCAGCGACGAGGACTCCAAAGACGAAGGCggagagaagaagcagaagaagaaggacgaaCAGCAAGTACGGACCAAGTACGACCGGATGTTCGAGCGTCGCAACCAGGACGTTCTGGCGGGCCACTACTCGAAGCTCATCAACGATGACGGCACGGCTGTTGGTGAGAAGTCTGCTACCGCTGACGctgacgaagacgacgattTCCTCTCCGTCAAGCGCCGCTTCGAAGCCGGCGACAAGGATCTGGATGTCGGCTCCGacaatgaagaggaaggaaaaagCAGGGACGTCAATGTGGTCCACGTCGACGGCCGCGACGAGAATGCCCTCGTCATCGACTCGAAACGCCGCGAGAGACTCCTCCAATCCAAGAAGAAACTCCTCAAGTTCAAGGGCAAGGGCACAAAGCTCGTCTACGACGATGAAGGCAACGCGCACGAACTCTACGAAATGGAAGACGAGAAGGACTTCCAGGCCCGCGGCGACGCCAAGGACCAAATGGCCAAGTTCCTTGCGGAGGAAGCAGAGCGTACAAGACAGGCAGATGTCGAAGACAAGGAACTGgcgaagcagaagaagcgtgagaagaaggagaagcgcAAGGCTCGCGAGCGCGAACTcgaggcggaggagatgGGCGTCGAGACTGGTGTGCAGCTGCCTTTCGTTCCGATGGAAGATCTCGGTGGCTACAGCGGCGACGACAGAGATCAGGACGCgcaggaagagaaggagaagcgcCCAAGCAAGAAGCGCGTGCAGTTTGCCGAGTCCGagagcgaggaagaagagccacggccgaagaagagcaagaagtcCGACAAGAAGGCAGCGCCCGAGAAGATCGAGACACTGGAGGATTTGGAATCGCTTGCCAGTGGATTGCTGGGGTGA
- a CDS encoding uncharacterized protein (COG:O;~EggNog:ENOG410PJYX;~InterPro:IPR001623,IPR036869;~PFAM:PF00226), with product MPDEEQDALDALEKEASDFTKDAEIDRIRKAFQLDAYAVLDLQPGVPESDIKIQYRKKSLLIHPDKTKNPAAPDAFDRLKKAQTALLEEKSRTYLDECIADARRLLIREHKYTLDSPELKTDEFKKEWRQKTVHVLLEEEARRRRQAKAKLQEEGRERRKEEEEIEERKRKRDSDKAWEDTREERISTWRDWQKGRKKGEDGEGKKKKKLKVLG from the exons ATGCCTGATGAGGAGCAAGATGCATTGGATGCGCTGGAGAAGGAAGCGTCGGACTTTACAAAG GACGCAGAGATTGATCGCATTCGCAAGGCATTCCAACTAGACGC ATACGCGGTCCTAGACCTCCAACCTGGAGTCCCCGAATCCGACATCAAAATCCAATACCGCAAAAAGTCCCTCCTCATTCACCCCGATAAAACCAAGAACCCTGCTGCGCCGGATGCCTTCGATCGTCTCAAGAAAGCGCAGACTGCGTTGCTGGAAGAGAAATCACGCACGTACCTGGACGAATGTATCGCCGACGCGCGACGACTTCTCATCCGCGAGCACAAATACACCCTCGACTCCCCGGAGTTAAAGACCGACGAATTCAAGAAGGAATGGCGACAGAAGACGGTCCACGTGCTgttggaagaagaagcgcgaCGCCGGCGACAGGCTAAGGCGAAGCTCCAGGAAGAAGGGCGAGAGCGGcgcaaggaagaagaggagattgaggagcGGAAACGGAAACGCGATTCAGATAAGGCTTGGGAAGATACGCGGGAGGAGCGAATATCGACTTGGCGAGATTGGCAAAAAGGGCGGAAGAAGGGTGAAGACGGAGagggcaagaagaagaaaaagttGAAAGTGCTTGGATAA
- a CDS encoding FAD synthase (COG:H;~EggNog:ENOG410PN2E;~InterPro:IPR002500,IPR014729;~PFAM:PF01507;~go_function: GO:0003824 - catalytic activity [Evidence IEA]) — MTAISNPSTDSNSNSNSTVLPNSNGTAHLNQPPQQPQPQPHLQSENSIRDTPQNQELNQQPLSTVIASLHTRIHSFLSESHPPDSLLTAVQRQTRTSLDVFATALSRYPLSQLSLSYNGGKDCLVLLVLFLASLHPHPPPEEDGLVSIPAIYALPPDPFPDVEEFVKSSAREYHLSIIKYTTDPPRTTLRSSFEDYLALNPAVKAIFVGTRRTDPHGAKLTHFDRTDRGWPDFVRIHPVIDWHYAEIWSFIRHLGFEYCSLYDQGYTSLGGTTDTYPNPRLCIDSPEGATRFRPAYELTEDLEERLGRN, encoded by the coding sequence ATGACAGCAATCTCCAACCCCAGTACagacagcaacagcaacagcaacagcacaGTGCTTCCCAACTCCAATGGCACCGCACATCTGAACCAACCAcctcaacaaccacaaccacaaccacatcTCCAATCCGAGAACTCGATACGAGACACACCCCAAAACCAAGAACTAAACCAGCAACCCCTCTCCACCGTAATCGCATCCCTCCATACCCGCATCCACTCCTTCCTCTCCGAATCCCATCCCCCCGACTCCCTCCTCACCGCGGTCCAGCGCCAAACCCGCACCTCTCTCGACGTCTTCGCAACAGCTCTCTCCCGTTACCCCCTTTCGCAACTCTCCCTCTCATATAACGGCGGGAAAGATTGTCTCGTGCTCctagttctctttctcgcGAGTCTGCATCCGCATCCGCCTCCTGAAGAAGACGGGCTTGTCTCGATCCCCGCTATCTATGCACTACCGCCGGATCCTTTCCCGGATGTGGAGGAGTTTGTGAAGTCTTCGGCGAGGGAATATCATCTTTCGATTATCAAATACACGACTGATCCGCCGCGGACGACGCTGAGGTCGAGTTTTGAGGATTATTTGGCGTTGAATCCGGCTGTTAAGGCGATTTTTGTTGGGACTCGTCGTACGGACCCTCATGGCGCCAAGTTGACGCATTTCGATCGTACGGATAGAGGATGGCCCGACTTCGTCCGCATTCATCCCGTTATCGATTGGCACTACGCTGAGATCTGGTCTTTTATCCGTCATCTTGGTTTCGAGTACTGTTCTCTCTATGATCAGGGCTACACCAGTCTCGGTGGTACCACAGACACCTACCCCAATCCTAGATTATGTATCGACAGTCCGGAAGGGGCCACACGCTTCCGGCCTGCCTACGAATTAACTGAGGACTTGGAGGAACGGTTGGGCCGCAATTGA
- a CDS encoding putative RNA binding protein MSSP-2 (COG:S;~EggNog:ENOG410PI61;~InterPro:IPR000504,IPR012677,IPR035979;~PFAM:PF00076;~go_function: GO:0003676 - nucleic acid binding [Evidence IEA]): MQLPTQQQTASTDSVPASNGQPGQFPNENHAPYTPGYQQIPPVNNRDANGQTLPHLFAGLSLHNQRPGAKIGPMKGNVPMAVAPFDLSGPRTMYNGQFVYLPNGALANGPLFNGMPQVPSFAPTLPGHEQLGQFPYLSTGMYPSVNPGCSVVPGAIPGYPLPYLVNGEVQDQTGQKKTSWSSSEESKTSAPASSEAQPEYYANSTVPSVEGSNIPNYPYSIPQQLGPACLPLQMMKTPTGYALQDLEALTQQEPSIPRAVPAMWTNPSEMTLAKCLENREGITNVYIRGFLPETTDEMLHDYASRFGKIDRCKAIVDLDSGLCKGFGFVQYFNFESCENCIRGFFYLGYQASFAQKSRNSRLKDLEDKMSTNIYCTNLPIDWTEADLRNHFEPYRVVSEKISRDEKTGVSKEVGFARFETREIAEKVLGEFHNVVAGDGVKLLLRFADTKAQKMLKHQSNERRAYRAGEYSYSVEVVQGSTPSPSLHRLRQTASHISPNSQLSYTSPLGCTDKKSSCALVKNPASGTRFNPRSTRNSPNALEDTPVYRGRLPSVNGNGLSDNIPAGSGKSVLPSTPCSQSKSQSKSESCSPQKQHTRSGSASPSSSREEVIVCSPRSLI; encoded by the exons ATGCAACTCCCGACTCAGCAGCAGACTGCCTCCACTGATTCCGTCCCGGCTTCTAATGGCCAACCTGGACAGTTCCCGAATGAGAACCACGCTCCGTACACTCCGGGTTACCAGCAGATCCCACCTGTCAACAATCGTGATGCCAACGGACAGACCCTCCCACACCTCTTCGCTGGTCTCAGCCTCCACAACCAGCGTCCAGGTGCCAAGATCGGTCCCATGAAAGGCAACGTACCTATGGCAGTTGCTCCTTTCGATCTCTCTGGACCTCGTACGATGTACAATGGTCAATTTGTTTATCTTCCCAACGGAGCCCTTGCCAACGGACCCTTGTTCAATGGCATGCCCCAAGTCCCTTCTTTTGCTCCTACTCTTCCTGGACACGAGCAATTGGGCCAATTTCCATACCTGTCTACTGGAATGTACCCAAGCGTGAACCCTGGCTGCTCCGTCGTCCCGGGGGCTATTCCGGGGTATCCTCTCCCATATTTGGTCAACGGTGAGGTCCAGGACCAGACGGGCCAAAAGAAGACCTCCTGGAGCTCCAGTGAGGAAAGCAAGACATCTGCTCCAGCGTCCTCTGAAGCCCAGCCAGAGTACTACGCCAACTCTACTGTTCCCAGTGTGGAAGGTTCCAACATCCCGAACTATCCATACAGCATTCCTCAGCAATTGGGTCCAGCTTGTCTGCCATtgcagatgatgaagacTCCAACTGGTTATGCCTTGCAGGATCTCGAGGCGTTGACGCAACAAGAGCCGTCGATCCCACGGGCCGTCCCTGCCATGTGGACCAATCCTTCGGAGATGACCCTGGCTAAATGTCTCGAGAATCGTGAGGGCATCACCAACGTCTACATTCGTGGTTTTCTCCCTGAGACTACGGATGAGATGCTGCACGATTACGCATCTCGTTTTGGAAAGATTGACCGCTGCAAAGCAATCGTGGACTTGGACTCCGGTCTCTGCAAAGG TTTCGGCTTTGTCCAGTACTTCAATTTCGAATCTTGCGAAAACTGCATTCGAGGCTTTTTCTATCTCGGATACCAAGCTAGCTTCGCTCAG AAATCCCGTAATTCACGGCTCAAAGACCTGGAAGACAAAATGTCAACCAACATCTACTGCACCAACCTTCCGATTGACTGGACCGAAGCG GACCTTCGCAATCATTTCGAACCATACCGCGTTGTTTCCGAAAAGATCAGCCGTGACGAAAAGACCGGAGTGAGCAAGGAAGTCGGTTTTGCACG TTTTGAGACACGAGAAATTGCAGAGAAAGTGTTGGGCGAATTCCATAACGTGGTTGCGGGGGACGGCGTCAAGTTGCTTCTTCGCTTCGCAGACACGAAGGCCCAGAAGATGTTGAAACATCAGAGCAACGAACGCCGTGCCTATCGTGCTGGAGAGTATAGTTACTCGGTCGAGGTTGTCCAGGGTTCCACCCCGTCACCTTCGTTGCATCGTCTCCGGCAAACCGCTTCTCATATCAGCCCTAACTCCCAGCTGAGTTATACATCGCCACTTGGA TGTACTGATAAGAAAAGCAGCTGCGCTCTGGTGAAAAACCCCGCGAGCGGCACACGGTTCAATCCTCGGTCGACACGCAACAGTCCTAATGCCCTCGAAGATACCCCTGTCTACCGCGGACGGCTGCCTTCTGTGAACGGTAACGGGTTGTCCGACAACATTCCCGCTGGCTCTGGTAAATCCGTCCTTCCGAGCACTCCGTGTTCCCAATCAAAATCGCAGTCCAAGTCCGAATCATGCAGCCCTCAAAAGCAGCACACCAGGTCTGGGTCCGCGTCGCCGTCCTCCTCCCGTGAGGAAGTTATTGTGTGTTCGCCCCGTTCGCTTATCTGA
- a CDS encoding uncharacterized protein (COG:E;~EggNog:ENOG410PKYJ;~InterPro:IPR029154,IPR002204,IPR036291,IPR006115, IPR008927,IPR013328;~PFAM:PF03446,PF14833;~go_function: GO:0016491 - oxidoreductase activity [Evidence IEA];~go_function: GO:0050661 - NADP binding [Evidence IEA];~go_function: GO:0051287 - NAD binding [Evidence IEA];~go_process: GO:0055114 - oxidation-reduction process [Evidence IEA]) produces MSLSSGLSLPFRRLHASKPLCSVLRTQSPALLSRAFSTTLKLDASWGFIGLGQMGYNMAKNLRAKIPAADTLVIRDVNEGVMERFVKEARETAKSAGVAEDAYKVEIAGCAREVAEKSTVTITSLPEPQHVKNVFHSILKPGDLPALEKERLFIDTSTIDPVSTKEVANAIHTVSAGRFVDAPMSGGVVGARAGTLSFMFGACSTDGELVERVQSVLLLMGKKAWHLGGPGAGVSGKLANNYILGINNIAAAEAMNLGVRWGLDPKTLADMINSSTGRCWPTEVNNPVPGVVETAAASRGYEGGFGISLMHKDLRLALTAAKESGTPLVLGDEAQRVYNDVEEAHRGKDFSIVYKWLQEKSQ; encoded by the exons ATGAGTCTTTCGTCTGGGTTATCTCTTCCGTTTCGACGCTTACATGCTTCCAAGCCGCTATGTTCGGTTCTCCGCACGCAGTCGCCAGCTTTGCTCTCGAGAGCTTTCTCGACGACTTTGAAACTGGATGCTAGCTGGGGTTTTATTGGGTTAGGGCAGATGG GATACAACATGGCTAAGAACCTGCGGGCTAAGATTCCTGCAGCAGATACGCTGGTCATCCGTGATGTGAATGAAGGCGTGATGGAGAGATTTGTGAAGGAAGCACGCGAGACTGCGAAGAGTGCCGGTGTTGCGGAAGACGCTTACAAGGTCGAAATCGCGGGTTGTGCAAGAGAGGTGGCTGAGAAGTCT ACAGTGACGATTACCAGCCTTCCAGAACCTCAGCACGTTAAAAACGTCTTCCACTCGATTCTGAAACCCGGTGACCTTCCAGCCCTCGAGAAAGAGCGATTGTTCATCGACACGTCCACGATCGATCCGGTTTCGACTAAGGAAGTTGCAAATGCAATTCATACAGTAAGCGCAGGACGCTTCGTCGACGCACCCATGTCCGGAGGAGTAGTGGGAGCTCGTGCTGGCACGTTGTCTTTCATGTTCGGTGCATGCTCGACAGATGGGGAGCTCGTAGAGCGGGTACAATCGGTCCTGTTGCTGATGGGAAAGAAAGCCTGGCACCTTGGTGGACCAGGAGCTGGCGTCTCGGGGAAACTCGCCAACAATTACATTCTTGGAATCAACAATATCGCTGCTGCAGAAGCTATGAACCTTGGAGTTCGCTGGGGTCTCGATCCAAAGACACTGGCTGATATGATCAACTCCTCTACAGGCCGTTGCTGGCCAACAGAAGTGAACAATCCTGTTCCCGGGGTGGTCGAGACTGCAGCAGCATCACGTGGATACGAAGGTGGTTTCGGGATCAGCTTGATGCACAAGGACTTGCGTCTGGCACTCACGGCTGCAAAAGAGTCTGGTACTCCGCTCGTTCTGGGTGACGAGGCCCAGAGAGTGTACAATGATGTCGAAGAAGCACACCGAGGCAAGGACTTCTCCATTGTATACAAGTGGTTACAGGAGAAATCCCAGTAG
- a CDS encoding uncharacterized protein (COG:S;~EggNog:ENOG410PN21;~InterPro:IPR011990,IPR019734;~go_function: GO:0005515 - protein binding [Evidence IEA]), which produces MMDTSATSSIPRKNTNQQSSADTDSEAEDVFHDARFPAEEEAVSCKPLTRPTLIHARLLEESQAIKSEANKLFTSACYDQAISCYDRALASCPNYLDYEVAVLRSNISACYLKLGDWKAAVDSATACLHCLDRVIPPFAQQDTDKSKGKESAEPQEDAVVEISGDDEEAEKEELGRLRKIDEQKRDVARIRGKALMRRAKARSQQSNWANLQGAEEDYKTLAAMDNLPPDDKRVVQKALRELPARINQAREKEMSEMMGKLKDLGNGILKPFGLSTDNFNFVQDPKTGSYSMNFQ; this is translated from the exons ATGATGGACACCAGTGCTACGTCAAGCATTCCAAGAAAGAATACGAACCAGCAGTCCTCAGCTGACACTGACAGTGAAGCAGAGGATGTCTTCCATGATGCCCGATTCCCcgctgaagaagaagccgtGAGCTGCAAGCCCCTCACACGTCCTACTCTCATCCATGCA CGTCTCCTAGAAGAGTCTCAGGCAATTAAATCGGAGGCTAATAAGCTGTTTACGTCTGCGTGCTACGACCAAGCGATATCCTGTTACGACCGTGCCCTCGCGTCGTGCCCGAACTATCTCGATTACGAAGTTGCGGTTCTCCGGAGTAATATCAGCGCGTGCTATCTGAAATTGGGGGACTGGAAGGCAGCGGTCGATTCTGCAACGGCATGTCTTCATTGTTTGGACCGGGTGATCCCGCCCTTCGCACAGCAGGATACGGATAAGTCGAAAGGGAAGGAATCTGCCGAGCCCCAAGAAGATGCCGTGGTTGAGATTTCTGGAGACGATGAAGAggcagagaaagaagaattaGGCCGGTTGCGGAAGATTGATGAACAAAAGCGCGATGTCGCACGGATACGAGGCAAAGCTCTCATGCGACGCGCTAAAGCACGGTCCCAACAAAGCAACTGGGCAAATCTTCAAGGAGCAGAAGAGGACTACAAAACACTTGCTGCGATGGATAATCTGCCCCCAGATGACAAACGGGTTGTTCAGAAGGCTCTTCGGGAGCTTCCTGCGAGGATAAATCAGGCTCGGGAGAAGGAGATGTCGGAGATGATGGGCAAACTGAAGGAT TTGGGAAATGGTATTCTCAAACCGTTTGGGCTGTCAACGGACAACTTCAACTTCGTTCAAGATCCAAAGACGGGTAGTTACAGCATGAACTTCCAGTGA